Below is a window of Impatiens glandulifera chromosome 2, dImpGla2.1, whole genome shotgun sequence DNA.
GTATATAGATTTTGCATTAAAAATAGTAAAGGAATATCCAGAGCTTGCGGATAGACGTGACAATGAAGGAATGACAGCATTACACATTATGGCTTCAAAACCAAATACTTTCAGAAGTGGCTCTCAATATACATTTATTAACTTGGGCCGTGGAACCTTCATCCCCCAACAATTCATTGCAATTCTAATCTATTGTTGTAAgtattctttaatttaatgCGAAAATATTTCGCTTTTCAAAACCCTTATAACTTTGTATTATATCGAGCAGGTGCTCCACCGATGAAATGTGATATTGTGAAGAAGACATTGTCGTTGTTGTCGTCGAGTGATGCAGAGGATCCTAATGAGGCcaatctttcttcttctcattctTTATTCTCAACtctattatcaaaattatgttctgGTAAAgtataaaatgtttatttctaCTTATATGAGCAACTTAAtttctcaatttatttaattaattctgtGATTTGTGTCTTGATTATACATAGGATATGTGAAGATCTTCACAGGTTTGTAGTATTTATTAGTTGTTGtaacacatttaatatataaaagttgacattttattctcaattaattaattagttgttaTGTTACTTGTAGCTTTCCCCGCTATTAGAGAATTATACGATACCAAGAAAAAACATTTGTACGCGGAAATATTGGCGAAGGAGCTAATactaaaagaaatgaaaaaatggaGCCTCATTTCTAATTTCGAATATAAAAATAGCCTGTGTAACGCACCACAAGTTGAAATTCGGTCTCGTCTACAAGTTAGGAATGAAATCTTGGAGCAAGTTGAGGAAAGGGTTCCGGTTGAAGCAAATGAGAATGGAAAGAAGAAGAGGGTAATGGAGATGTATGACTATGTGGAGAAGGTCGGGGAACCATCGAGAAAGAAACAAGCCCCATCGAATCCTCTAATAGAAGCGGCTAGGAATGGGATAATAGAGTTGGTGAGGCTGATCGTGGAGAATTCTCCTCATGTTGCAAATGCTATGGTGGATGAGGATGGAAGAAATGTGTTGCACGTGGTGGCGGAGAGTAAGAATATATATCTATACGAGTACTTGAATAAGAGTCCTCATATCGATTGGGATATGTTGCGAATGGCAGTTGATCGGTTCGGAAACACAATTTGGCATCTTGCTGCTGATTGTGGAAAGGGTCCTGGGGTGCTTTTCGGACCGAATAACTTCATGACATGGGATACATTTTGGTTTAAGGTAGGCACACaaacaaagaaacaaacaaattatattaagcTTCTTGTTTTAAAGTACTATTTGTGGCATGCATTCATGCAGTTTGTCAAGAGAGATTGCTATCCTTACCTACAGGAGCATCGCAACTCCGAGGGTTTAACAGCTAATGAACTCTTTGAGTCAAAACATAAAACCTTAAGAGAAGAAGCGGCGACAGAAGCCAAGGACATGAACCAAGGTCTGATGCTGGTGGCGACACTAATTGGAACAGTAAATTACTCTGCCCTACTCACAATTCCAGGAGGTTACAAGGATAATGGCAAACCGATCTTTGAACAAAAAGGAAGCTTAGTCCAACAGGATCTCTTAAGATTCATGATCTACGTAGCAGCTGCACTCCTTGCCTCCATATTTGCCCTCGGGTCCCAGCTGGCGATACAGTTGTCGCGGTTTCTATACGACGAATTCTTCTTTTCGTTATCGTTCAAATATGTATTGGCAATGACATCGCTGTTCTACGCTACTAACTTCACGGTGCTGACTTGTGTCCAGGTTTTCGTGTTGCAAGGGATATTGAAAACCAGTAAGTGGTATTCATTCTTCTGGTGGCCTTGTGTGTGTGCTGTCCTAGTCTATATAGATGCCATGTACTTGACATTTAACTATATTTACTTTCTATATCTCTTCTTTTGCACCAACAAGGATAGAAGACAAAAGACCTACAAAGGCATTTCCAAGTATTTGTACGAGAAGAAATAGTCATATTAtcctcaataataataatgcataTGATGAATTTTACGAATATGTTTTTGGCACCATATATGGAGTCTTTGtctttgtcatttttatttttatttgatgtgTTTTTAGGCATCCCGGCCCTGAGATTCCTTGAAATTTATAAAGGGAACAATACCCTGCATGCATGCCTAATGCAATTCAACACAACATTGGAATAATTCATATTCTTTTTAATAACAACTcgcttaaaataataagtaataatatgACTAGTCATATTATAAGGTAGACATTGTTCTTCTATTTATAATGAGATTAACCTTTACCGTACTTTATGCTCATGCTATCTATTCTTGGGTTGATGATCGATCACTTATAAATACAGAAACCAAGTATTTAGTTTTTTGAAAGTTAACATTTCAATTTAGTGGAGTTGACTTATAATTTTCGATAACTGAATCAAACATAAAGGATACATAAATAAGGTAAGCAACATTTCTGTGTGTTAGTGATAATTTGTCGAGTTTATATTCGACTCTTAGGTATACCCAGCCCGGAGGGATCCatctcaataatattattaatatattacataatatataattatataactttctaGTTGATCAATTTTCATATAACTAATAcactatataatatttattttatctaaaataactttgatctaatttattaatactTAAATGGAAAAAGTGTCCAATCAGTACatacttatattatataaaatatttatacataattaaataaaattctaatttattaatttctaaataaataattcactcaataatatataatttatcattcttaattaaaaacCTCTAACTTATCTATTCCTAAATAAACTAGTTACCTaccattaaattatatataatttattcagcttaactaagaaaatatatctctaataataatagtcaagttataatttaaaatttgatttttttctcactAGTCATTAGATCTCTGTAATTTGTAAGGCTAAAACGGATGACCGCATTCTGCCGacttattttgaaattcattctctcaccaagtttatataattttaattttatagtaaTTTGTGTCTATGTAAATCGTTTTTACATTATTCATGtttcaatgatttttttatttaatatatttacaaggttagaatattaaaatttaacaactttttttatgtcaaattcagaacgaaaaaaatatattttatttttttaagtcaaGAATTGATAATCTTTCATCATCTGAGTCAATCGAACCAAATACACTTGAATATCACTTTCATTATGATATATTCAATGGTGCAATAAATTTTCAGTTGCAAAAGTTAAACTTCATATCAACGATGAGACAGTCAAACTTCTTTTGCTTAGTTCTACTTTGAACAATTCAGCATTGACAAAATTTTGACTATCGTCGAGAAGCATTAGCCCGAAGATTTTACCGAACAAAAAATGCATCATTTAAGGAGTCAACAACAACATTTTGAGTTTTATATAGTTTGTCACGAAGATTTTCAGAATATGTCCCCTATCTCATAATTGTGCCGAAgtttatttgaacaaaaaagTTGGAACCATATCATTTGATTGATAGGTTGATCAGTTTAGTTTTAACTCTACATGTTTTAACGACGACTACAGAACGAGCATTTTCCGCTaagaaacatattaaaaaaaaattgtaataaaatggaaaaaaaactTTCTCACAGATTCCATGATCATCTTTATTGAGAGAGATTTTGTTTCATGATCAAATATAGGCACATATTCAATTATCGgcgaatattatattttaaaaaatcgtaAATTTCAACTTTATTagtaaatatcattttttttgtatactctattaatttatatgaatttctcgatattttacaatatttgtAGATGGTCAATTATCACCGAATAGAACTTTCTCTCCTTATTAGAATTTCATTGTTGTTCAAAATTTTGGGTAGAGATTCTTCCGACGCCATTTAATTGGTTTGTTCGACTTACTCTCCTTCATCGCTTATTATTATGAAACATCTTTGGAGTCACCTGGAAGAAATTGCATTGTTGGATGatttctattaaaattttaatatttgtaaatctGTATTATTAAAcctttgttatattttattatttgtaaattaatgtttttttataattttattatttgatttaataagaattaatttcttataatatatataaactttgtTAAAAGTCTTTcataactatattataatttttctttattataatagaaataaataCTTGGGAACTATTAGATCACACTTAGAAATAATTTACACTAAATagtaaaaaaagattaaaattttgaattgatgatagataatacaaatattattgattatatttattatatatatacattattataaaatatataactgaTGTATAAGCCATTAACTTAGTACAAGTATTAAGAGTAATTTCTAAAAGAACAAATATGACGTGCACTTCtgctttaaaaataattcgaaGTTTATATAGATGAAAAACAACCAcgttatctaaaataattatgagGAGTAATAGAGAGAAGGAATatgtgagggaatgacgtgacaCTACATCACTAGTTGAAAAAAGAATAAAGTctgaggagagagaagaaagaaaaaatttgttaatttttcagCGAATCAGATTACGCGTAAATTATTCTCCCAAATTCTCTtcctcaatcatttctcaataattatattttagctTGGGCTATTcttctctaaaattatttggaatgAGAATAAGTAGTGATCGAATGCataatgtgattaattttagACTTTACCAAATTTGTCGATTAATTTTTACCGTTAATAAACATtagtgttaaaaaaaaatgttatccaaTTCTCaatcttgattatttttttttaatataaaataagatagcATAACACTGCAATCATTATCActcttttaatttgattaaattgttaatataacataataacCAATAGATCTtttttatgtgagagtaaaatcatgaattaatttttaaaagaattactAGTATAAAACATGTCAATAACAAGGGTAATCACTGTCATTATTGTTCATTTCCCTGTAGTTAAAGATCAATAGTGATATTGAGACTCGTCGTACTATTGGTTTTGTAGCTATTTTTTGGCCACAAGATTAGGGGTGACAATTTAGGTAAGTTATAGGTTGGCGAGTTCGGGTTGGCAGGTCAACGAGTTGAACGATTCTAACATAAACATGACATGTATAGTAATTCGGGTCAAAATCTCTAACCTAAACCTGACTCATTTGACCCGTTTATCCCGATTTAACTAACTCAACTTGTTGCAATTAATTCATATctctttatttcaaattaaaatgacatcaatacaaaataaaaatgaagttaaatcacaaattcgcttataaaattttttacaaaagaaaatgagtgagtaaataagaaagaataacacaaaactcaacaaaagaaaCTTATAAACGAGTTATCGGGTCTACTTTGGGTCATGTCAGATCAACCCGATTTTAACCTGCTTATTAATCAAGTTAAACATGTCGACCTGATTTTAACCCgaacaaaaaaataatgaacCTACCCTAATTTTTTCATGTTCGGTCCATGTCATGTCCGAAATTGCCATCCCTACGCAAGATTAATTACCGTGGCTAAAGATATAGCCACAGGTTAAAAATATCATCACTAAAGGCctattttattttcaagaatagtatttttttttctttttttaccgattctattatttttaatttttttaattaatttcagcTTAATTTgtagaaattttttaatatagaaaatctatttaaaaatgaGAGTTATAGTTTACAATACCGTATAGCttactaaattataattaaattataataatgtactATTCTAACAAAACAAtctaccttatatatatatttatttaactaaatttgAGTTAGTGTATTGCTGGTAAGTTGGGTCTTGTCAATTTTGGATTTTGGGAGTGTTGGAGTGTCATTCATCCTCCTTTCTAGTCTTGTGCTCCCAAATAGAGTTATATGTCTGCTTTTACTGGAGATTTGTCTTACTTATCTTAGATTAAACTTGGGGTGCACATATCGATCTACAACCTAGCTATAAACAACTTTAAATACTTCAATCtattttattgataaacatAAGTAGATGGAATTTATTGCATAACAGACATATGAATCGTGGACTGAGACAATCAAACTTGATCATGTTGTCTCATTAAGATCTTTGAGCATAATTAAATATTGTCTATACAAGCAATTCAAAATTTAGAGATTTCACGGCACGATCGATACGATCGACACGATCAACACTAATGGAAAAACAACACGATTGACACAGTATCAAGGTCACGGTTTTACTTGTTGTGGTCGCGATTGCTAGTCTCTCAAAGTCTCTTGTCAATTCAAGAACGTgcgcacaatcggcacgattaGCACAATTGACACAATCGACACGAATGACACAATATTGACTCTATTAACTAGGTCGTTTATTCATTTACAAAGCTTAgttggaaggttagggtttctaATTTACCCTGTTCTGTAATAGTTAGAGTTTCTAGTGTACCCTATTTTGTTATTGCTCTGTTTTGTTGTTGTATTCTGCTATTCatcaaaatgggaagaaagaaaaacaataaaaataaggaAGTTAGAGAATTTGTGATAGAAGATTTAAGGGAGGTAGCTGAAAAAGAAATCGATAGGATTGATGAAGAAATTATCCATGAAAAACAGGAATGCAGCAAAAGTAAGAACCAATTATTGAtataaattctgaagaaaatgcaacaggaaaacaggggaaaaattaaggaatatggaaggttgagtataatgaaagagcaaacctctttggacttaaaaatcaaatcacaaagctgttgatgcatgcaaagaaatgagaaattgtgctcaacaaagagaaaatacagCAAACAGTCGTCtaattgaatatacattatcttcaagattggaacCTACTAAAGAAAGAAGAATACGAAAAGATAGGTAACTAGTTAgtggaaacaatgagggagctaaTGAAGTCCCCAAAATCAAAGACATAAACTATCAGGAGCAATTCCAACTGAAAGgtaaatgaagtctggaagaagAATACAGAAAAAAAGCAGAAGATCATTCATACAAAggtcaaatctacttgggtgagtttaaaacaaaagttgagattctcaactcttcttttgaatttaaattgcccacTGAAATGGAGGAGAAATGCgtcaaagaatgggaaaatgttgttgttgggaactacatagAAAAGAATCGTGTATCTTTTCCAAATACTAAGAaatcactaatgaaacaatgaGAGCAGAAGAGACTAGACAAAGTTTCTGCAAACATtcatgatctctattttttacaattcaaaAAGGGAACGAACTTGAatgatattctgaaaattgggcatacttatattggatccaactatatgaagttggagagatggtctgaaTAATTGAGCTTTCTAAGCAAGCCAAAGGAAACAACcgaaatatggttcaaacttaggaaCATCCTAGCACACATGTATAAAGtagaagctctaagtcactttgctaGTCGATtagggaaaccattatatatggacccaattacaGAGGGAAGAGAGCACCTTACTTTTGTTAGAAtaaacattgaagtgcatccaCAAAGTGCActgccaaagaacatgacagTTGTTGATAGGAATGGAAAGCCCACAGtaataaaaatctcatacctttaccgtaccaataattacggtatcggtatcataccttacttTTTTTTGGTATAACTTAAAAGTCGATattattttcgatatattacggtacggtattttcgatatacctttaatatcggtaattttccaCACCCCTAATTATAATCAACAtataaagaaactaatataataaaataaaataatattgatattatcacaatttatattattgtgataatatcttacagatatattattttatattctaacatctTTTTTCAAACTCAAGATAAAAAATGCTTGAACTTAAAATTGAAGATGAGATTGtgaaatattaatgttgtgttCTTTAAACTTCATAAACTCATGAGCTCCATCCAATTACAGGATGACAGTGTGTTGACTGATAAACTAACAAAGAATGTAGAATCACAGGACATTAAATGTTGAAGTGAAACAACAACCAAATAAACTCTGAAGTTACTCGTGAGTCTCAAGATACATCTAACGACGGAATGACAATGTGTTACCTAATAGAAAATTAACGAAGAAGGTAGAATCTCATGAGCATTGAATGCTGGGGTAAAATAATACctgaaaataaaattcatcCTAACGAAAGAATAACaatgtgttgactaaataactaGTAAAGAAGCACATATGATTGAATTAAgatcaataaaaatatgagCATTTATTACTAGAATAAAACAGCAACCGAAAACAAAAACAGAAGATATGATTGtcgaataaaaataagaatatcaaCATAatgatttgaaagaaaaaaatataataataattattagagctttattagagccctccatcaatAACTAAAGTAATTATGAATGGAGAAAGACTAAATTTTATAgctcaaaataaaaaactttagctctgatataatgttaaaatagagagaaatattatattatttacagttatataagttatatctaatatataccttagattaaatttataaaaaaaattaatataataatataatataatataataatattatcaatatattattttatattataacaatgcCAAATAAAGTGATCGATATAtgttataaaaatgaaatttcagAAAGTTCtccatttttttaacaaatgatTGTTTAAATTAAGTGTTCAGTGAGAGTATCATTATTATTCACAACAGGGCGGACATCCCTGTTAATACACTAGATCAATGTTTAATAACAACTtttaaatcatgttttaacagtTATACAAGTTCTAGTAGTTAGTAATCCGCAactttcaaccatttgcaaagaAAAACATAACAAGTTATATAAGTTAGGTTTGGAGATCAGATCTTTTTGCAcaagaaaaaaatcaatctcagaACAACCTATGTTGTCAACTCAAATGGCTACAAAAATCTCAAGCCACATTTGCATCAAGAAGCTCAAAAGAAGACAAGAAACAAAAATGTTTATCacaatttagaaaataaacaaaaaaaaaatacacttgTTTCGGACAAGATAATGCAATTATTTAACTAAAACAACTTTCTAGCAATAGGTTGGACCTAAACTTTTTAGAAAATGAGAGATGTTTAGTCTTATCGTCGGCCATAGATTCCCTAGAGATGTAGTCGATGAAGGAGGCGAAGAAAAATTTGGTTTGacaataaaaatagaaaagacaTAAACAAACGGATTTAAGAGTGTAAGCTAAATCAGAATTTGAAGGAATAAACTTGAAGTAGTGGAGATGAGCTTTTAGATCTTAATGATACAAGGTAGAAGAAGTGGATGGTAACTAGAGCGGCCTAACAAGGCAATCTATACCTTAATGGTcacaaattttcaatatataatagtattattattaattaattttatttattttttcatattaaatatatattatacaatatatataacttttctatttccttttttattttatttttccgtaaaaaaaattacaatttaaggactatcaaatttaaatttgcattttaGCCCCCAATCTTCATGTCAGCCCTAATAACAACTAGCACCTCCAAAGACCAGACCGCATTGCAAGACCTTCAATTTATGTTAAGTTTATGTCTGGttcaatttgaattatttaaatagtaaaaatcaaaattcatcGCACCATTCCTTTAATTTCTcactcattatatatttaattctttaacaaaaaaaatactaaaatattatttattttaaattattaattttgttttattattatatattaatacacattaaattttattactaaataaaatctctttttcaaaataatcacagttattaatttttcaaataactcatctGAACAAAGACCTTGGTTTTTAAGTATATGCGTTagagtttaatttgatttagtatttattaaaaattttaatatataattttaaaattgcgATTTGGTAAAGGGTAAAAATATTATGTGgctattgataaatatttattaatattgataGAATGAAGAGAGAAAGACAGCAAAGAAAGTCTACAGGAAGAGATGCGCCAAGAAAACAATTGGCGACGAAGGCGGCAAGAAGATCTGCTCAGGCGACCGGAGGTGTGAAGAAGCCTAGATTCAGGTCGGGAACGGTGGCTCTGAGGAAAATCCGTAAGTATCAAAAGAGTATTTTACTTTTGATCCGTAAACATCCTTTCCAGAGACTTGTTTGTGAGATTTCTCAATATTTCAAGACGAATCTTCGATTTCAAAGCTTTGTTGTTTGTGGGATGTTAATTGAAAATGAGAgtgaattcggttcggtttatagatatttatataatgcttacaattttaatttattaattgaaaatgagagtgaaatataaatattctttgTTTGAatgtaagaataaaaatattctgtCTCCAACTTTAAAgctcttatttaattaattccttCCTTCTCAACTACATAAAGATTGCATTGCTTTATTCTTTTCTTCCCTGCTTGCATTAGCTTTTCTTTATACcacacatatattatatatagagagcCCCATAGGATCAACTTCAAttccaattaaataaaaaaaatgtccaCTCATTTCCATGCAAGTAGTTCTGCAACTTCTGCTGCTGCTACTATCATCCCATTTTATGAGTTTCTATATGAACATGTGTTAGATAACAACGCAAAATCCGTTGCCTATCTAAAACAATATTGGAAAGATCATATTGAAAGCGGAGACCTACCCGTGATGGACGAACAAGGAAACACCCTCCTCCACTTACTCGCGTTGAATGGGAACGCCAATGCAATTTTAGGGCTCGTGGAGGATCGGTTGCTGACAAACGAGCAACTTCGAGTGAGAAACAAAACAGGGGACACCCCTTTGCACCAAGCGGCTAGATTTGGCATGAAGGATGCAGCCAAGGCACTAATTGGGGAGGTTGGTGATCGTAATCATCGGGAACTCTGTTTGGCTCGCAACAGCTGGGGAGAGACGCCTGCTTATGTTGCTGCGGCTTATGGGTGGGAGGAgatgttttattttcttaagaAGAGTTCAGATTATAATGTTATGGTACTTGGAAGGAATGATGGACGGACCATTCTTCATGCTGCTGTCATGTCTGAATATTATGGTACCTAATTAGTTATgctatatatgttatattatttgtttcaattaattaatatggttatatatatatgttatttgtgTATAGATTTTGCATTAAAAATAGTAGAGGAATATCCAGAGCTTGCGGATAGACGTGACAATGAGGGAAAGACAGCATTATACATTATGGCCTCAAAACCACATACTTTCAGAAGTGGAACTCAATATACATTTATTAACTTGGGCCGTGGAACCTTCATCCCCCAACAATTTATTGCAATTCTAATCTATTGTTGTAAGTCTTCTTTAATTTAACGAGAAAATATTTCGTTTTTCAAAACCCTTAAGACTTTGTATTATATCGAGCAGGTGCTCCACCAATGAAGAACTCGTGGTGGTCGAAGTCTTCGTCATCTGGTAATGTAGAGGATCCTGGGAGCATTAATATTGAGGCcaatctttcttcttctccttctttatTTTCAACTCTCTTATCAAAATTATCTTCTGGTAAAGTGTAAAATACTATTTCTACTTATATGAGTAACTTAATttctcaatttaattaattaattctgtGTTTTGTGTCTTGATTATACATAGGATATGTGAAGATCTTCACAGGTTTGTAGTATTTAACTTTACTagatgtaatatatataatgttttctttATGAATTAATCATGAGTTGTTATGTTCCTGGTAGCTTTCCCCGCTATTAGAGGATTATACTACACCAAGAAGAAGCATGTGTACGCAGAAACATTGGCGAAGAAGCTAATactaaaagaaattaaagaatgGAGCCTCTGTTCCAATTTcgaatataaaaataacttgaGTGACGCACCACAAGTTGAAATTCAGTCTCGTCTACAAGTTAGGAATGAAATATTGGAGCAAGTTGAGGGAGAGGTCCCAGTTGAAGCATATGAGATCAATGGAAAGAAGAAGATGGTAGTGGAGATGTACGACTTCGTTGAGAAGGTGGAGCCATCTAGAAAGAAGCGAGCCCCGTCGAATCCTCTAATTGAAGCAGCAAGGAATGGGATCATCGAGTTGGTGAGGCTGATCGTGGAGAATGCCCCTCACGTCGCAAATGCAATGGTGGACGAGAATGGGAGAAATGTGGTTCACGTGGCGGCGGAGGGAaagaatatatacatatacGAGTATTTGAATAAGAGTCCTCATATCCATTGGGATATGTTGCGACTGGCAGTTGATCGGTTCGGAAACACAATTTGGCATCTTGCAGCTAATTATGGAAAAGGCTCTAAGGTGCTTTTCGGACCCGGGAACTTGATGACATGGGATATTTTTTGGTTTAAGGTAGGTATATACACAAACAAATAATTACGTACATAGTTCTTGAGTCATACATTGGAGTCTTCTTCTTTTAAACTTTGTGATCAATATATATTCTTGGTGGCAATGGCATGCATGCAGTTTGTCAAGAGAGATTGTGATCCTTACTTACAGGAGCACCGCAACTCCAACGGTTTAACAGCTAAAGAGCTCTTTGTGGAAAACCATAAATCCTTAAGAGAAGACGCGACGAAAGAGGTCAAGAACGTGAACCAAGTTCTAATGCTGATTTCGGCTTTAATTGGAACAGTCAATTACTCTGCCCTACTCACAATTCCAGGAGGCTACAATCAGGACAATGGCAAACCGATCTTCGAACATAAACGTGGAAGCTTAGTCCAGCAGGATCTCTTAAGATTCATGATCTACGTAGCAGCTGCACTCCTTGCCTCCATCTTTGCCCTCGGGTCTCAGCTGACGATACAGATGTCGCGGTTTCGATACCAGGAATTCTTCTTTTCGCAATCGTTCAAATATGTATTGGCAATGACATCGCTGTTCTACGCTACTAACTTCACGGTGCTGGCTTGTGTCCAGGTTTTCGTGTTGCAAGGGATATTGAAAACCAGCAAGTGGTTTACATTCTTTGGGTGGCCTTGTGTGTGTGCTGTCCTAGTCTATATAGATGCCATGTACTTGTCATTTAACTATCTTTACTTTCTATTTCTCTTCTTTTGCACCAACAAGGATAGAAGAAAAAAGACCTACAGAGGCATTTCCAAGTATTTGTACGAGAAGATATAGTCGTATTATCCTCAATAATAATGCATATGATGAATTTTACGAATATGTTTTTGGCACCTTATATAAGGATATGATGATGTAATACTGTGAATAGTCATATTATAAGGTAGTAGTAACATTTTACCTTAGTTTATGGTCATGTTATTTATTCTTCGGTTGAGGATcactcataaataaaataatggagTATCAAATTGTTGAAAGTTAAGTACATATGACTGACTTGT
It encodes the following:
- the LOC124926684 gene encoding uncharacterized protein LOC124926684 codes for the protein MSTHFHASSASTATMIPFLYEHVSNSSTNSVACLKQNWKDHIKHGDVPAMDEQGNTFLHLLASHGNANAISMLLNDRLVTNEQLLMGNKIGDTPLHQAARFGKKDAAKALIGEVGDRNHRELCLARNSWGETPAYVAAAYGWEELFYFLKENSDYNVMVLGRKDGWTILHAVVMAEHYDFALKIVKEYPELADRRDNEGMTALHIMASKPNTFRSGSQYTFINLGRGTFIPQQFIAILIYCCAPPMKCDIVKKTLSLLSSSDAEDPNEANLSSSHSLFSTLLSKLCSGYVKIFTAFPAIRELYDTKKKHLYAEILAKELILKEMKKWSLISNFEYKNSLCNAPQVEIRSRLQVRNEILEQVEERVPVEANENGKKKRVMEMYDYVEKVGEPSRKKQAPSNPLIEAARNGIIELVRLIVENSPHVANAMVDEDGRNVLHVVAESKNIYLYEYLNKSPHIDWDMLRMAVDRFGNTIWHLAADCGKGPGVLFGPNNFMTWDTFWFKFVKRDCYPYLQEHRNSEGLTANELFESKHKTLREEAATEAKDMNQGLMLVATLIGTVNYSALLTIPGGYKDNGKPIFEQKGSLVQQDLLRFMIYVAAALLASIFALGSQLAIQLSRFLYDEFFFSLSFKYVLAMTSLFYATNFTVLTCVQVFVLQGILKTSKWYSFFWWPCVCAVLVYIDAMYLTFNYIYFLYLFFCTNKDRRQKTYKGISKYLYEKK
- the LOC124926997 gene encoding uncharacterized protein LOC124926997, producing the protein MSTHFHASSSATSAAATIIPFYEFLYEHVLDNNAKSVAYLKQYWKDHIESGDLPVMDEQGNTLLHLLALNGNANAILGLVEDRLLTNEQLRVRNKTGDTPLHQAARFGMKDAAKALIGEVGDRNHRELCLARNSWGETPAYVAAAYGWEEMFYFLKKSSDYNVMVLGRNDGRTILHAAVMSEYYDFALKIVEEYPELADRRDNEGKTALYIMASKPHTFRSGTQYTFINLGRGTFIPQQFIAILIYCCAPPMKNSWWSKSSSSGNVEDPGSINIEANLSSSPSLFSTLLSKLSSGYVKIFTAFPAIRGLYYTKKKHVYAETLAKKLILKEIKEWSLCSNFEYKNNLSDAPQVEIQSRLQVRNEILEQVEGEVPVEAYEINGKKKMVVEMYDFVEKVEPSRKKRAPSNPLIEAARNGIIELVRLIVENAPHVANAMVDENGRNVVHVAAEGKNIYIYEYLNKSPHIHWDMLRLAVDRFGNTIWHLAANYGKGSKVLFGPGNLMTWDIFWFKFVKRDCDPYLQEHRNSNGLTAKELFVENHKSLREDATKEVKNVNQVLMLISALIGTVNYSALLTIPGGYNQDNGKPIFEHKRGSLVQQDLLRFMIYVAAALLASIFALGSQLTIQMSRFRYQEFFFSQSFKYVLAMTSLFYATNFTVLACVQVFVLQGILKTSKWFTFFGWPCVCAVLVYIDAMYLSFNYLYFLFLFFCTNKDRRKKTYRGISKYLYEKI